Genomic window (Toxotes jaculatrix isolate fToxJac2 chromosome 10, fToxJac2.pri, whole genome shotgun sequence):
TGTAATGTACCACTTTGCCAGGTGTCGCAGAGCAGGTAGACGCCTGTTTATCCTTAAACTGTCGTACAGTTGTGTATATCCTATAGCAAAATGAGATGGTTGTGTACAAACTCTGTTATTGATgcggtgtgttttttttttttcttttttcccgtAAGTGTAGTGTGaaactgtcagagaaaatatTAAGGTCAGAGAAActactgaacaaaacaaacaaaaacaaacaaacaaaaaaacggGTTAAACTCATCAGGTTAAGGAGTAATTCAAACCATATgtgatcatatttttattttgcttataACTGGATAATGAGCACTGTGAAGAGTTTACGGGAATTCGAGGCATACAATAAAGCTTTTATCAAACCGGAAAGGTTTACTGCAGTCTTTAATTTGTCTgacttggttttatttttttactcatAATAAGTCAGTGAAAAATTTCTTGCTATTCATTCCAGTTTAACAGTTACATTTTCAGCTGGTTTTGTACATGTAACACACAAATGATTTGCTTTGCCATCTCAATCACACCCATTTGTAAGTCATTAGTTAACACACTTAACACGCAGTCTTGCTCTCTTCATTTATTAAGTGaggttttaatgtgtttctccACTGCATTTCCTTCTCACCGCTTTCTGCATGCACTGATGTCTGTATTCATCAAGGCACTGTGGCAGCGTGCTGGGGTAACTTGCCCTCTGCTTGACCTTTTAAATCTGAACCAGAACAAACAGATAAAGTGGTATTACTAATATGTTGACTAATTTTTAGCTTCTCACGGATGCTATATATCGGTACTGCTGTATATTTTGGCCAATAAATAACTAGAAATTGCAGTGCTGAAAAGCTAAAGGTGTGACATACTCTAGAAACTGTGGTCATTGTATGGTTCATCCAGCAGGGAGCACTGACgagtgaagttttttttttccttcaactATAGAATGTCTAAAGTAGATCATCACTACATGCTGTATATTGACAACATATCTTTAATAATGAAATGTAAGAGatcttcataaaaaaaaaaaaaaaaaagttgtgttaacattaaaaaaaacaattagagGTATTGGGCACACTTTAAGATTACTTGTAGGTTGCGATTACTTTCAgatgtgtttattcattttcagagaGTATCCAAACACCACCTCTTAATGTTGGAAGCTTGATCATTTCCCCATACCTGTATGACCGTACTCTTCTTTTGTGGTGCTGACTAACTCAGCTTTCTTGAAACACTTTTGTTTCTCATCCACTTGCTCCACTTCTGTGGCGTGGCCTTGCATCTGCATGTAAGCACAGTCCTCCCTCACAGATTGGTACTAAATCCTCTATCACTGAAAGGGTTGCACAGATGCCCGACATTTTTGTTGCCTTTTGTGGCTAACCACCTGAAGTTGTGTAAGCTAAATGTGGGAAAATATAACCTGAGCATCAGTGATGTTTGGATGGCTGGATTTTGTGTTGCAGTTCTGCTGGCAGCTGCCTCCACTCTAGAGGTACCGAAGATAGCTGAAGTAAAGGAAGAGTTGGTACCCGTGGAAGTTCAGGTTGCACCCAAGGAAGAGCCCCCAGTACCAGTAGAAGCAAGTCCTGTTGAAGAAATTGCTCCAGTTGAGGAGGCTACTAAGCCACCAGAAGTGGCTCCTGTACCAGTAGAATCTGAATCCACAGAAGAGGCCCCTGCAGCTACAGAAGAATCTCCTGCACCAGCAGTTGAAGAGGCCCCTGCACCAGTGGAATCTGCTTTGGAGGTTGAAGAGGCCCCCGCACCAGTGGAGGTTGCACCGGTGGTTGAAGAGGCCCCTGAGCCAGTGGAATCTGCATTGGAGGTTGAAGAGGCCCCTAAACCAATGGAGGTTGCAGCAGTGGTTGAAGAGGCCCCTGCACCAATAGAAGTTGCAGCAGTGGTTGAAGAGGCCCCTGAACCAGTGGAGGTTGCAGCAGTAGTTGAAGAGGCCCCTGCACCAATAGAAGTTGCAGCAGTGGTTGAAGAGGTTCCTGAACCAGTGGAGGTTGTAGCAGTAGTTGAAGAGGCCCCTGCACCAATAGAAGTTGCACCAGTGGTTGAAGAGGCCCCTGAACCAGTGGAGGTTGCAGCAGTGGTTGAAGAGGCCCCTGCGCCAGTGGAGGTTGAAGCAGTGGTTGAAGAGGCCCCTTCACCAATAGAAGTTGCAGCAGTGGTTGAAGAGGCCCCTGAACCAGTGGAGGTTGCAGCAGTGGTTGAAGAGGCCCCTGCACCAATAGAAGTTGCAGCAGTGGTTGAAGAGGCCCCTGAACCAGTGGAGGTTGCAGCAGTGGTTGAAGAGGCCCCTGAACCAGTGGAGGTTGCAGCAGTGGTTGAAGAGGCCCCTGAACCAGTGGAGGTTGCAGCAGTGGTTGAAGAGGCCCCTGCACCAGTAGAAGTTGCAGCAGTGGTTGAAGAGGCCCCTGAACCAGTGGAGGTTGCAGCAGTGGTTGAAGAGGTCCCTGCACCAGTAGAAGTTGCAGCAGTGGTTGAAGAGGCCCCTGAACCAGTGGAGGTTGCAGCAGTGGTTGAAGAGGCCGCTGCACTGGTGGAGGTTACACCAGTGGTTGAAGAGGCCAGTGCACTGGTGGAGGTTGCCCCAGTGGTTGAAGAGGCCCCTGCACTGATTGAGGATGCCCCAGTGGTTGAAGAGGCCCCTGCACTGATTGAGGATGCCCCAGTGGTTGAAGAGGCCCCTGCACTGATTGAGGATGCCCCAGTGGTTGAAGAGGCCCCTGCACCAGTGGAGCTTACACCAGTGGCACTGGCTTCAGTAGAACCTGATGTTGCCACAGCTTTAGCTGAAGAACCAGTCACCACCACAGCTGTGGAAGAAGCCGCTGCAGCCCCTGTGGAGACCGTGGCAGAAGATCCAAAGAGAGAAtacattgttgttgttctggAAGGAACACCTAAAGCAGACAAGAGGCCTAAGGTTCTGGGAGTGGGGCCAATGACTGGTAGAATCATTCCAGCTCCAGATGAAGACGATGCCCCTGCTTCTGAGGTAACACATAACTTTATTAAACTGATCACTGAGTCTGATTGTCCAAGTCAAGATGTTGATCAGTACATAGATGATGCTTATATGTTCCAGCTTTGATTGTATAGTGTAACAAAGAGTTCAAGTGACCAGTTTTTATTCTCAGGATGCTTCAGCATAACTAGATTCATTATAACCCCTCAccctctcccccacccccctccagtctggaaaaaaaaatcagtctaacaagagtttttacattttcttttactcaGGGTAGGCGACGTCTTCTTAGGATGCAAATGCAGTAGTTCCAACTAAGGTACTGAGCCTTTGTTGCTACCATGGTAGATTAGGTTGTGAACACAATGTACTACACATGCACTTGTGATTCAAATTTAACATTCCCACCATTCACATCCACATTGCTACACTTCAGGTTCAAATACTCCAGGAGTGTAGAAAACAAATTAGGGATCTtttcatatatatgtatatatacacattgTATAGTAGTATtgacttgtgtttttctgtcctccatCACAGTAAACAGTTCCTGAATGATGACGTTGTGTCCGGCGGTAGAAGAGGATGTGCCTTTCACCAACActttcccttcctcctttcaccctgAAACACAAGGGACTAATATGTAGTTTCACTGTGAAGACACACATTATATACAGTGTTAAGATCAATGGCTGCTCCATGGAACCGTTGTCCCGCTGCATTAGAAACGGCCCATATGGCCCATTACTGTTACACTCCACAATGACTTCCATGTCTATGACTCTATAGACCCTGATGAGTCCGCTCACTAGTTCAGCAGCTCTCTGGTcaatcgttttttttttgttttttttttttttttttttgtagcttcaATAACTGTTCTTGAAACTTCTTTGAGTTGAAGTCTGTTTACAGATGTGGACAAAGCTGAGCCATTCAGTCCCTTATTTCTTACTGTTACAGTTTACTGTCTGAAAAACACTCCAGTAGATTACCTTAATACCCACACCACATCCTGTTAACCCCATCACTGCCCAGCCCCATTGTGATGTGAACCCACAGTGTTATCTCTTCAAGCGAGGGGTGTTTTCAGTCACCAGCATTCTCGCCATTAGCTGACTTCAGGTCGtccttctgcttctgctgctgtgaaaatgaacaGCCGGAAACACTTGCTGCGGCTGATAGAGTACGTGTACTGTAGCTGTTTTACTACCTCAGTTTTCCCTCATGCTTTCAGTCTTCCTGACACTGCAGACCTCTTCTTGATGCTACGACAATCACTAAGTCACCAAAAGAACCAATCCCCTAACACTGAGTGAGGCAGATGTTTGTTGATTtggcttttctttccttccttgtGAAAGATTAATACAcaaggagctgctgctgctgctgcacagctcTCATTGGGTTAAAAGTCTCACACATATTTCACCTCTGGCCTCGCCTCAGTCTGCGCTGTCACAGGAGGTGTTTCACTGTTGAcatctggattaaaaaaaaaaaaaaaaaaacaccagctgTGACATCAGTGATTGGGATGTGACCAGAAATGAAGCAAACTTTGAAAGTTTCAtcccacagagagaaacacagcaggtgTCTTCTTCTCTACCTTTGTAGGTGAGTTtgttcttccttcctcttcgtAGACAATCAGATGAATATACAGTGAATGTACACAATGCATCCATCGTCAGAACTGAAAAGTCCCTCTCACATCCTCTTTACCCACATCCCCTCCTCAGCTATTGATTTGGATTTAAGAAGGGATTTCAATAAGGGATATTGGTTTTTCCGTAGACTGATGATCAGTGTACATTTTAGCTCAGCACCGTGGTTCAGTGAGGAAAAGTTCTCAGGGCGTTGAGTTGGGAATTGAATAAGCAGCATCATTTCTGTCAGTCCTTGCTTATCTGTCCTTCCTTCTTAGAGCTTTCCTTGTTTTGTTCTAGCAGTCAGgcctgtgtggatgtgtgattTAAGGGCTCGCAGGCAGATATGATAcagatgtgttggtgtgtttgggAGGggttacagtatgtgtgaagAAACGTCTCCGGTGCGAAATGCTTTGACAGCTCTGTTGCGGTTCTTCTCTTCTTTGATTTCCTCTTTCACGTTTTCTCACCTCTGCTGTTGAATTTCTGGCTTTCTTAGCTTACCGTACAGTATGTGAAATAGATCTGAGGTTATTGAAGGAAGAATTGAACGTGATTGTCagtatgtgttttaaaaaaagcgGAAATTAGATTCAGGAAGTCCTTTGTGATTGCAGGCAGGTTTCTGTATTGGGATGTGACTGGATGCCCTGGAACAAAGGGCAACAACTGTGACTGTGAGGCgttactgtttttcttgttttgcaaaataaataaagagggaTTAAAGTAATGATTTTGTCTGatgcagtttcatttatttctcagGAACCTTTATCCACTTGACTTAACCTAAGgtgacatgttaaaaaaaaaaagaatagcaagggttttgtgtttttagagTTTTAGACAGAAGGGCTTAAGTCTATGAGTTtgctgggttagggttagttacTGGTTAAAAGAAACTGTGGACCTTTATTTCTACTTAAACAGactaaaacaaaatatacatttatatatacttATTTGGTTGCTATGTTGCTGGTGTCCATGTCAGACTATataactttttttcctctgtactCTTCTCATGGGTTTGAAGTGGGTAATGTCACGTACATCTGTGCACCAATCAGGATTTAGCAACATTTGAATCATTTGAGTGTGGTGAGAGCTGGTGGGTGGGTTACACCACATCCACACAGTCCCAGGGAAGCGGATCAGCTGagttttttaagttttcaaCTTTAAATGACacctaacaaaaaaaataataccatGTTTGCTTCATGTTGTTGACTTGATCGTGAATATTTCATGTCACAGAGAGTGGCCCTGTCACACACGCCAAGCAagaaacacaaagtacaaaggTGTACAATGATCAAGCTGCAAAATTTGATGACAAATGACCAAAGTAAgagcaactaaaaaaaaaagagagtagTTTTAGGGCCCAAACTCAAAGGAGCAATAAAGAAACTAAAGCTTTAATATAACAAGATGCAACATAACTAAACAGACCTGATGTTAATATACACTCATGGACAAGCCCTAGGAAACTTgaccaacaacaacattaaatatCTAACAAAGTTAAAGTtatccaaacacaaacaacctATCAGAAGTCCCCCCTTCTTCCACTTCCTGCGGTCTGTACTTAAAGGACCAgggtgtaggatttagtggcatctagcagTGAGGTTGAATCAGCTGAatacccctcccctcacctctcCCTTCCCAAGTGAGCAGGAAACCTTTAAAAGGCCATCTTTCCCACACTTCAGGGTCAGTAAGATCAAAAGCAAAGGTAAGTGTTACTTGCAAAATTAAAGCACAATGTGACAGAATGTTAACTAAATTGTGTGGGCAGCAGCTGATGTGATTGCCAGAGCTGGTTAAATTCTAGCACTTaccattatccaataactgacACAGTTGTCACTGTTCACCCAAAGACACCCAGGCTTGCTTTAAGACATCTTCCTCCAAAACTTCTGCTGACACCTCATTACACTGGAGGCCACTGGAGTCTGTGCAGTTTAATGCACTGAAAACTCccatttgaaaaaaatgtgtccgCAGTGTGTCTGTCCCGCAGTGGAGGAGTATTTAGATTCTTTTCTTAAGTAAAAGGAGCACTTCTGCAATATGAAGAGACTATATTACAGGTCAGTAAAGGTCCTGCGCTGAACATGTTAGGTAAGCAAAAATACTTAAGTGTTAGtagtaaatgtatttacaagGATCATAAAAATGAACTCTTGTGGGTGTATGTTGTATTACTGACTTATTACACATATGTTGCTCTGTACATAACAATAAGTTTTACATGTATGTACAATCTTAATTGGTGAAATAACTCCTAACTCCAGCTGTCAGATTAGTGTCATGGAGTAAAAAAGCACAGTATTTGAGTAATTGTAGCTGTGCTACCCTAAGGTGATGCACTGTTCTCTCTGTACTCTGTGAGGGAAAGATTTACTGTGAgggctcagaaaaaaaaaatccaagaatAAAAGTAATTTATCCTGCTTTAATGAAAATCTGTTGAAATTAATGAAGAACAGAGATTCAGAATTGAGGGATGCAACTGAAGAAGTAGAGACACAGATATGCTGATTTATAAAGGCAGGAATAAAGTTATTCAAGAACTAAGGTTtaccaaatctttttttttatctccttaTACTGGATGAGGTCAAATGTTGTAGTAAATTAATGTGGAAGATTATTAATAATCTTACCAGAGATGCACTTTAATTAAAAGAACTTCAGCTCAGTGCACAGTTACAATTAACTGGAGACAATACTGTGAACGCTCCTGTTTGTACTGgtgtttttcttgtgtctgtAAATAAGTCACAAAAAGGGAACTGGCTAGTGTCCCTATAGATCCTCAACCCAGTGTCACGCAGTGATACAGGTCAGGTTTTTGATCTGGTCACAACCAGTGAGAATCATGTTTCCAAAATGATCCAACCTGCCTTGTATCCACAGTCCAGTTTgatggtggtgtgatggtgtgaggaatgttttcttggctcactttgggccttaataccaatcagtgaTGGTCTGAAAGTTCACCATcctctaatggctacttccagcaggataatgttCCATGTCACAAAGCCAAAGTCagctcaaactggtttcatgaacatgacagtgaaaacttcagtggcctccaccagtctccagacctgaacccagtagaacacctttgggatgaggTAGAACAGAAggttggcagcttgaatgatgtgatgaatcatgtgaACATgtagaagctcagaggaaggtttccaacttTTGGTGAATCCATTAGAGCAAAGGGAGAAAGGACCCAGTGTTAGTGTGGTGTTCCTGATAAAGTGCTCAATTAGAGTAGCTAATGAACTTATATATCTTGGTGTAGTCATTGACCAAATCTTAATTTTTGGAAATGTCacataaaaatggtaaaaacCATTAAACACAACTTGTGAAATTTTTACACAGATTAGAAACTGTCTCTGAATGCAGCCAAGATACTGTATTTTTGGGTGCTATGATCCTTTCCCACATGTTCTGGTGTGTTACATGCTGGGAGAAAGCTGGAGAAACTGGAGACAAGACTCATTATACTACTCCCTGTACAAACAAACCTTCAATATTCTAAATGAAAAAGggattaaaaacattaaaaggagttttttcctccacactgtGGCCcagtgcttgctcatggtgGGAACTGTTAGGTTTTCATCCTTTGTAAAGTGCCTGGAGATAATGTAAATTATGATTTGGACCTCTGTAAATAATTCTGAATTGAATCGAAAAGCTGATTTGAGTTCATCACTGTCGGACATGCATCATCCTCTGAGCTTTGACAGTTTCAGATTGAGCTCAGatttatgtctttttgaggGAAATGTTCATTTCAAACCTGCAATCAAAAGTAATATGACATAACAAAGCTGCTGTTCCACCCCGTGCATCATATTCAGTGTTCCTACTACATTTGACTAGGTTTGCATTGCGGTAGTTTGATGTAAAACACTAATTTGGGAATATGCACCTTAATAAGTTCAGTATCAGTTAACAGAATGGTTGAAAATTGATCTTGACATAAGACCCCCACATCAAGATGGAGTGCTTTGTATGGATTTTGTTCCATGTTCAGTCTTTTGGATTTAGAAGTGCATTAGAGCGGGGATCTCTTAGTGGTcagtatgaacaggaggaatgattacacCAAGCAAAAACCCTTTCAGAGTTCATCTGGGACCCTGACTCTTGTTctaagacagacttgaaaaaactgtgaacctgtcctttaatAATCACAGTAATCAAACTGACAGGAAATTACTTTATATATATCTATTTATTGGTATGGCTGTTGATGTTTGtgtaatgataaaaaaaaaacaagagaataaAAGTGTGCTGTAGAGCCAGGAGAGCAGTTACAAGCTTACATCTGAGCAGAGAGTACATACGAGGTCGCTTATTGTTTATGGGGTTTGTCCTGGTGACGTCACGGCGGTCTGTGCATTGACCCGCTGGATCGTTTGTAGCGAAGAGGCGGCGCGCCGGAAAGCTACAGGATAGCAAGAAACTAGCAGTCATCAAAACACAACTTCAGGGCCTGCATCCGCGTTCACCGTTTAGATTTCAGCGCAGGACACCTATAGGTGTCTGCAAAGTGATTCCCGAGGGACGGAGGACTTGCAAACTCTTGTTTATGCGCGCGAAGTAAGCGTTTTTGGCATCGTCAacttggctaacgttagctaacacTAGGCCCAGTGCTAGTGCTAGCCGTGGAGCTTACTTTTCGCtagcaaaagcaaaacaaggTAAGGGGAGGAAACTCGTTTCATTAACATATCAGCAGGCTCCAACTGACCACAGCTTCCAATACAGACGTCGTAATTTGCTCTATTGGCTAGTTAGTCATAGTGCACTCCTTCATAAAATACGGTGTATATGTTCGCTAGCTATCTGCTAACTGAGCTCAATAACTAACCTTAATGATAGCCATGGCCAAGTTGCTGGATTGTGGGGGATCTCCCCTTTAAAGGAAAAGGcagtgttcatttattttttttttattgtattgaaTATGTGACGTTACTTAACAAAGTACCTAATGAAGTAACTAAGTTGATTAAGTCTTGTTAAGCAAGTAGCAGAAGCATTAGCTAAAACTAGTTAGCTGGCGAGTTTGGAGCCGCAGACTCAGTGAGCATAGACGTTCAGAAAGTAAACATTGTGTGAGGAGAAGGATCAGTGCCTGTCATCATATGGGAAACCGTTTTAACATGGATTTGAACCTCCCTCCTGTCTGTATTGACGTTTTACAGATTCATAACAGCATTTCTGCTGGTCAAAATTGTGTTATATATGAACAGTAACTTTCTTATTAGTAAAAATTGTGTTTCAGAATGTCTACAACTTTTATTGTACTCTTCTAAACTAATTAGGATATCTA
Coding sequences:
- the mgarpa gene encoding calphotin isoform X3, which gives rise to MFSCRAAWQRCGPLARRAACRLPRDVVQRRQMSSVPGGSGENIVYALLCGGALVSAVSYAYVTVTSDSARYNERIAQIRARPKTEWVPKPWPPKSKDDEGEEEEAADEAASGEAEVVEEKEEAAVAAAEDAAVAADSEAEAAVEAVAEVVAEAAEVVAEAAEAVAEAAQEVESVAEEMAQAAETVEEAAQAVAEPAAAVVAAEEPESNVLLAAASTLEVPKIAEVKEELVPVEVQVAPKEEPPVPVEASPVEEIAPVEEATKPPEVAPVPVESESTEEAPAATEESPAPAVEEAPAPVESALEVEEAPAPVEVAPVVEEAPEPVESALEVEEAPKPMEVAAVVEEAPAPIEVAAVVEEAPEPVEVAAVVEEAPAPIEVAAVVEEVPEPVEVVAVVEEAPAPIEVAPVVEEAPEPVEVAAVVEEAPAPVEVEAVVEEAPSPIEVAAVVEEAPEPVEVAAVVEEAPAPIEVAAVVEEAPEPVEVAAVVEEAPEPVEVAAVVEEAPEPVEVAAVVEEAPAPVEVAAVVEEAPEPVEVAAVVEEVPAPVEVAAVVEEAPEPVEVAAVVEEAAALVEVTPVVEEASALVEVAPVVEEAPALIEDAPVVEEAPALIEDAPVVEEAPALIEDAPVVEEAPAPVELTPVALASVEPDVATALAEEPVTTTAVEEAAAAPVETVAEDPKREYIVVVLEGTPKADKRPKVLGVGPMTGRIIPAPDEDDAPASE
- the mgarpa gene encoding calphotin isoform X4, with amino-acid sequence MFSCRAAWQRCGPLARRAACRLPRDVVQRRQMSSVPGGSGENIVYALLCGGALVSAVSYAYVTVTSDSARYNERIAQIRARPKTEWVPKPWPPKSKDDEGEEEEAADEAASGEAEVVEEKEEAAVAAAEDAAVAADSEAEAAVEAVAEVVAEAAEVVAEAAEAVAEAAQEVESVAEEMAQAAETVEEAAQAVAEPAAAVVAAEEPESNVLLAAASTLEVPKIAEVKEELVPVEVQVAPKEEPPVPVEASPVEEIAPVEEATKPPEVAPVPVESESTEEAPAATEESPAPAVEEAPAPVESALEVEEAPAPVEVAPVVEEAPEPVESALEVEEAPKPMEVAAVVEEAPAPIEVAAVVEEAPEPVEVAAVVEEAPAPIEVAAVVEEVPEPVEVVAVVEEAPAPIEVAPVVEEAPEPVEVAAVVEEAPAPVEVEAVVEEAPSPIEVAAVVEEAPEPVEVAAVVEEAPAPIEVAAVVEEAPEPVEVAAVVEEAPEPVEVAAVVEEAPEPVEVAAVVEEAPAPVEVAAVVEEAPEPVEVAAVVEEVPAPVEVAAVVEEAPEPVEVAAVVEEAAALVEVTPVVEEASALVEVAPVVEEAPALIEDAPVVEEAPALIEDAPVVEEAPAPVELTPVALASVEPDVATALAEEPVTTTAVEEAAAAPVETVAEDPKREYIVVVLEGTPKADKRPKVLGVGPMTGRIIPAPDEDDAPASEGRRRLLRMQMQ
- the mgarpa gene encoding calphotin isoform X2 codes for the protein MFSCRAAWQRCGPLARRAACRLPRDVVQRRQMSSVPGGSGENIVYALLCGGALVSAVSYAYVTVTSDSARYNERIAQIRARPKTEWVPKPWPPKSKDDEGEEEEAADEAASGEAEVVEEKEEAAVAAAEDAAVAADSEAEAAVEAVAEVVAEAAEVVAEAAEAVAEAAQEVESVAEEMAQAAETVEEAAQAVAEPAAAVVAAEEPESNVLLAAASTLEVPKIAEVKEELVPVEVQVAPKEEPPVPVEASPVEEIAPVEEATKPPEVAPVPVESESTEEAPAATEESPAPAVEEAPAPVESALEVEEAPAPVEVAPVVEEAPEPVESALEVEEAPKPMEVAAVVEEAPAPIEVAAVVEEAPEPVEVAAVVEEAPAPIEVAAVVEEVPEPVEVVAVVEEAPAPIEVAPVVEEAPEPVEVAAVVEEAPAPVEVEAVVEEAPSPIEVAAVVEEAPEPVEVAAVVEEAPAPIEVAAVVEEAPEPVEVAAVVEEAPEPVEVAAVVEEAPEPVEVAAVVEEAPAPVEVAAVVEEAPEPVEVAAVVEEVPAPVEVAAVVEEAPEPVEVAAVVEEAAALVEVTPVVEEASALVEVAPVVEEAPALIEDAPVVEEAPALIEDAPVVEEAPALIEDAPVVEEAPAPVELTPVALASVEPDVATALAEEPVTTTAVEEAAAAPVETVAEDPKREYIVVVLEGTPKADKRPKVLGVGPMTGRIIPAPDEDDAPASEGRRRLLRMQMQ